A region from the Candidatus Dependentiae bacterium genome encodes:
- a CDS encoding co-chaperone GroES, protein MIKNIKPLYDKVLIKRVENESVSAGGIIIPDSAQEKTQIGLVKAVGTGKVNNDGSIRSLNVKTGDKVLFGKFSGTEIKLESEEYLIIREEEILAIVE, encoded by the coding sequence ATGATAAAAAATATTAAGCCTTTGTATGATAAGGTTTTAATTAAAAGAGTCGAAAATGAATCTGTTTCTGCAGGCGGTATAATTATTCCCGATTCTGCTCAAGAAAAAACACAAATAGGTTTAGTTAAAGCTGTTGGAACCGGAAAAGTAAATAATGATGGTTCAATAAGATCTTTGAATGTAAAAACCGGTGATAAAGTTTTGTTTGGAAAATTTTCAGGTACGGAAATCAAGCTTGAAAGTGAAGAATATTTAATTATTCGTGAAGAAGAAATATTGGCTATTGTTGAGTAA
- the groL gene encoding chaperonin GroEL (60 kDa chaperone family; promotes refolding of misfolded polypeptides especially under stressful conditions; forms two stacked rings of heptamers to form a barrel-shaped 14mer; ends can be capped by GroES; misfolded proteins enter the barrel where they are refolded when GroES binds) has protein sequence MAKEILFGQDARNKILKGVNTLADAVKITLGPKGRNVAIEKSFGSPTITKDGVSVAKEIELKDKFENMGAQMVREVASKTADVAGDGTTTATVLAQAIYREGMKNTTAGANPMDIKRGIDIAVKKVVDEISKISVPVKDKSEIAQVATISANSDSAIGDLIANAMDKVGRHGVITVEEAKGMESELEVVEGMQFDRGYLSPYFVTNAEKMEVLLDNPAILIYDKKINSMKDILHILEKIVKQGKSLLIIAEDIEGEALATLVVNKMRGSLNVAAVKAPGFGDRRKAMLEDIAVLTNGKLISDDFGVKLESVSFDYLGFAKNVKITKDNCTIVDGAGAQKDIKARVAQIKAEMDVTTSEYDKEKLQERLAKLSDGVAIIKVGAATESEMKEKKDRVDDALHATRAAVEEGIVAGGGVTLLRAQHVLDSIKLIGDEALGVTIVRKALEEPLRIIVENAGYEGSVVVNTIKNSKDQNFGFDAKNEIYTDLIKAGVLDPAKVTRSALQHAASIAGLLLTTEAIVSEIPEEKPAAPAMPAGMGGMGGMY, from the coding sequence ATGGCAAAAGAAATTTTATTTGGGCAAGATGCTCGAAACAAAATATTAAAAGGTGTAAATACTCTTGCTGATGCAGTAAAAATTACACTCGGTCCTAAAGGTAGAAATGTTGCAATAGAAAAATCTTTTGGTTCTCCAACCATTACAAAAGATGGTGTAAGTGTTGCAAAAGAGATCGAATTAAAAGATAAATTTGAAAATATGGGCGCTCAGATGGTTCGTGAGGTTGCATCAAAGACGGCCGATGTAGCCGGTGATGGAACGACAACAGCAACAGTTTTGGCTCAAGCAATTTATCGTGAAGGTATGAAAAATACTACAGCCGGTGCCAATCCTATGGATATTAAACGCGGTATTGATATTGCAGTTAAAAAAGTTGTAGATGAAATCAGCAAAATTTCAGTTCCTGTGAAAGATAAATCCGAAATAGCACAAGTTGCAACAATTTCTGCAAATTCAGATTCCGCTATTGGAGATCTTATTGCAAATGCAATGGATAAAGTTGGAAGACACGGTGTAATAACTGTTGAAGAAGCAAAGGGAATGGAATCGGAACTTGAAGTTGTTGAAGGTATGCAATTTGATAGAGGTTATCTATCTCCATACTTTGTAACAAATGCTGAAAAGATGGAAGTGCTTTTAGATAATCCTGCAATTTTAATTTATGACAAAAAAATTAATAGCATGAAAGATATTTTGCATATCTTGGAAAAGATAGTAAAACAGGGTAAATCGCTATTGATAATAGCTGAAGATATTGAGGGCGAAGCTTTAGCAACTTTAGTTGTTAATAAAATGCGCGGATCCTTAAATGTAGCCGCTGTAAAAGCTCCGGGTTTTGGTGATAGACGAAAAGCTATGCTCGAAGACATTGCGGTGCTTACAAACGGTAAACTTATCTCAGATGATTTTGGTGTTAAATTGGAAAGCGTATCTTTTGATTATTTAGGTTTTGCAAAGAATGTAAAAATTACAAAAGATAACTGCACAATAGTTGATGGTGCCGGAGCTCAAAAAGATATAAAAGCCAGAGTTGCACAGATTAAAGCAGAAATGGATGTAACAACATCTGAATATGATAAAGAAAAATTACAAGAACGTTTGGCAAAACTTTCAGACGGTGTTGCAATTATTAAAGTTGGTGCTGCGACAGAATCTGAAATGAAAGAGAAAAAGGATAGAGTTGATGACGCTTTACACGCAACAAGAGCCGCTGTTGAAGAAGGTATTGTTGCAGGAGGCGGCGTAACACTTCTAAGAGCGCAACACGTTCTTGATTCTATAAAACTAATAGGCGATGAAGCTTTAGGTGTTACAATTGTCAGAAAAGCTTTAGAGGAGCCTTTAAGAATTATAGTTGAAAATGCCGGATATGAAGGTTCGGTAGTTGTTAATACAATTAAAAATTCAAAAGATCAAAATTTTGGATTTGATGCTAAAAATGAGATTTATACGGATCTTATTAAAGCCGGTGTTTTGGATCCTGCAAAAGTTACAAGATCTGCATTGCAACATGCAGCATCAATTGCAGGGTTGTTATTAACTACTGAAGCTATTGTTTCAGAAATTCCTGAAGAAAAACCAGCTGCTCCAGCAATGCCTGCCGGCATGGGTGGTATGGGTGGCATGTATTAA